The DNA sequence TGGCAGGCTGTTGAGCCATTGGGGGAACATGGCGAAGAGCGCGAATGGCAGCGCAAGGGCCAGGCCGAAACCGCCCATGCCCGCCGTGAGCTGCCAGGCGCCACCATCGGCGGTGAGCGCCCCGGCCAACAGGGATCCCAGGATGGGCCCGGTGCAACTGAAGGAGACCAGTGCCAGGGTGAGCGCCATGAAGAAGATGCCGATCATGCCTCCGAAGCGGCTGGCGTTGGCGTCCATCCGATTCACCCAGCTGCTGGGCAGGGTGATCTCGAAGTAGCCGAAGAAGGAGATGGCGAAGACGATGAAGATGACGAAGAAGAAGACGTTCAGCCAGGGGTTGGTGCTGATCTCGTTGAAGATCTCCGGATTCACGCTGCCCAGCAGGTGGAACGGAATGCTGAACACGAGGTAGATGAGCAGGATGAACCCGCCATAGGTGACCGCGTTGTTCAAGCCCTTGCGGCGATCCTCGCTTCCCTTGGTGAAAAAGCTCACCGTGAGCGGGATCATGGGGAACACACAGGGGGTGAGCAGGGCCAGGAGCCCACCGATGAAGCCCAGGAAGAAGATGGTCCACAGCGTGCGGTCCTTGGGCACGGCGGCCTGTCCACGGATCACGGGCGCGTCCAGGTCCACCTTGGCCAGCTTCAGGATCGGGCCACCGCTCACCACGCTGAGGCCCTTGATGCGCTCATCATTGGGATCGAAGGGCATTGTGCTGAACTCATGCCCTCCGGTCGCGGGATCGACCGCGAAATAGGTGGGATCCGGAAAGATGCATTCGGCATCATCGCAGGCCATGTACTCGAAATAGCCTGTGATCACACTCCCCTCATTCGCCACCGAGACACGCTGGGTGAAGGTGGCCCAGCCCTTGAACTTCTTCACACGCACATCGAAGATCGGGTCGATGCCATCGATCGTCTCCTTGCCATTCTCCTTGGTGGTGCCCAGCAGCTCAAGACCCTCCAGATGATCGAACTTGATGGCGGTGGGGATCGGGCCCATGCCGTACTCCTCCTGCGAGTAGACCGCCCACCCGGTGTTGATGACGGCGCGGAACTCGATGTCCCATTGGCCGGTACCGGCAGGTGTGGAACGCACACTCCATCGCACGGGGTCGGCATGCCCGGTAACGGCGCCGAGCTGTGCTTGCACGGCGGTCGCAACAAGGAGCCAAAAGAGGAGGAGGAAATGCTTCATTCTTGGGAAGGCATGCCGTTGGGGTCCACTACCACTTTGAAGGGCACCCGCACGGGGGGCAGGCAGGTACGATCATCGCAGACCATGAATTCCACATCTCCAGACACGGTGAATGGCTCCCTGCTGCCCGGCATCAAGCGCACTTGGAATACGGGCGCACCACTGTGGTAGCGCACCACCATGGCGAAGTTGGGGTCGTAGGCCTCCACCGGGGAAGGGCTTTGCACCCCACCCAGCACCTCGTAAGCGTCATCGGCCTGGATCCGGAATACCGTGGGCAGCGGGCCCTGGTCACTGGGCAGTTCCGTGGCATAGAGGTGCCAGCCTTTCTGGATATGAGCCGTCATTTCCACGCTTACCGAGCCATCCTCCCACAAGGTGGCACCGAACGACCAGGAGACCGGGCTGTCCGCAGGTTGGCCGGCCAGGCCGGAGACGAGCAATGCCAAGGCGATCATGGGTGGTGCAAAAGTAGGCCCCACCCCTGCCACTGGCCGGGGACGTAGGGCCTGGATCCTTGCGATCCTTCAGTGGATCATGGGAACTCAATGCGAAGCACGCGGAAGACCGGAATGGTCATGCCGTACTTCAGGACGATGTTGTCCTGGTCGAAGGTCCAGATCGTGGTCTCCACGGCCTTGATACCCTCGGCATCGGCGAAGATGATGCGGCACTTCCCGTGTTCCCCATTGCCCAGCCGCGTGGCGCGCAACATCCGGTCCTGCAATTCGTGGCGCTGTTCATCCGTGATGGACACGGGCTGCCGCGGGAAACGGAGCGAGGGAATGTGCTCCTTGGCGATGAGGGTGGTCTCCGGACTCAACATGGCGATGGGTTTCAGGGCCGATAAGATAACACCACACCGTGGCGATCGATCCCCGGAGCTGGAATTATCCCAAGGGCGACCAGCCCTGGTATTCCATCCGCAGGACATCCCCATCCTGCACCCGGACCTCCTCGGCCAGGCGCAGTCCGCACAACCAGAGGATCCGCCCCTCACTTTCCAGGACCATGGCCTGTTCCCGCAGGTGATTGGGCACCTTGGCGTCCGTCAGCAGATCACTGACGAGTTTGCTTCCACCCAAGCCAAGGGGCCGCATCCGATCGCCCGCACGCCAAGGCCGCAGGACCAGCGGGAAGCGCACTTGCGACCCATCCATCCAAGCCACTCGGCCATTCTGGTGGTCCACCATACCGGACGCATGGGTGGTGATCCGCAGGGGCACGCCTTCCGGCAGGGATCCCGGCGAATCGATCGTCCACGACATAGGCCGGTCCGTTGCCGGTCCGATCACCAGATGGTCGCGATCCACCACCACCCGCATGGGACCGTGATGGAATGTCGCACCCGTGGCACCACGCCTCAGGGCCTCACGCAGGTCATCCAGCGCAGCGGGATGGAAGCCAAGCTGGGCAAGGAGCGCATGCAGCAACAGCCCGGGCGCCAGGCTGGAACGGATCGCCACCAACGGCACAAGCATCGACCCATCCGATCGGTGTTCGATGCCTTCCTTGATGGGGATCGTCTCCTTGCGCACCAAAGCGTCCACTTCGCGCAGCAGGGCCACATCTCGTTTCAGCACGCGCGCCGCTCCGTGCCGAAGATCCTCCAACAGTGGCATCAATTCATGTCTGACGCGATTCCGCAGGTACTTGGGGTCCCGGTTGCTCGCGTCCTCCCTGTAGCCGATGCCATGGCGACGCGCATGATCGAGGATCGTGGCGCGCTCCACCTCCAGCAAGGGCCTGATGAAGGGTCCACTGGCGAAGGGAATGGTGTTCCAGCCGCGTGCGCCCATGCCGCGCAGCAGGTGCATGAAGAGCGTTTCCACCGCGTCATCCGCATGGTGCGCCAAGGCCAGCTTGGGGGGGCCCTCCTCCACCAAACGCCGGAAAATGGCATAGCGCAGTTCGCGCGCGGCCATCTGTGGGGAGATCCCTTCCGCATCCGCATGCGCCTTGACCTCCACACGCTCCACCGTGCAGGGCAGGCCCAGCGCGTCGCATGCGGCCTCCACGAGGTCCCGATCGGCATCGCTCTCCACGCCACGCAGGCCGTGGTCCACATGGACCACATGGACCGGATGGCCCATGGTGCGCAGCACGTGCAGCAGGACCATGCTGTCCACCCCGCCGCTCACCGCCACCCACAGCGGCTCACCCGGAAGTGCCAGCCCCCTGCCGTACAGGGTCCGTTCCACGGCAGCGATCATGGTCCCAGCGCATCGATGACCGACCGCGCCTTGAGCTCGCATTCCTCCCATTCCGCCGCGGGATCGCATGCCGCGGTGATGGCGCTTCCGGTCGTGAGGGAGGTATGGCCTGTGGCGGCATCGTGCAGCACGGTGCGGATCACCACGTTCAGGTCGCCGGTGCCATCGGGTGAGAAGTGGCCCAAAGTGCCGCTGAACAGGCCACGTGCTCGGTCCTCCAAGGCGTCGATCAACTCCATGGCGCGGATCTTCGGCGCTCCGGTCATGCTGGCCATGGGGAATGCCGCGCGTACCGCATCCCAAGGCGTGGCATCGCTACGCAGCTCCGCGGAAATGGTACTGGTCATCTGATGCACCCGCGCGTGTGGCCGCACCGCGCACAACTCCTCCACGGCAACGCTGCCCGGCGACGAAACGCGAGCGAGATCGTTGCGCATCACGTCCACCGCCATGATATTCTCCCCGCGTTCCTTGGCATCATGTGCCAGTTCCTGTGCCAGACGGGCATCCTCGGCGGCGTCCCGCGATCGGGGGCGGGTACCCTTCATGGGCTGGGCGATCACCCGCCGGCCGACGAAATGCAGGAAGCGCTCGGGACTGGCGCACAGCCCGAATCGATCACCCATGCGGTGGAAGGCGGCGAAGGCGGCGTCCGTTCGCTCCAGCAGCTTGCCGAAGGCGGCGAAAGGATCGAAGCCGGGGGCATGGGCATGGCGGGAAACACAATGGTTCACCTCGTAAATATCGCCGAGCTGGATATGGTCCATCAGGCTTTCCACCTGCTGGAGGTAGCGATCGCGCGGGGTGTCCAGGGCCCAATCCAGTTGCTGGTCCAGCCCGGTCGATGGAGCGGGACCAAAAAGTTGCCGGCAGAAACCCAGCCCCTCCTCAAGATCGGCCGCATGGGCATGAAGCACCACCCGATCCGGGGTGCCTTCCACCACCCAGCGTGGCACCGACCACCGGGAGGTCGGGTATCCGAAAGGGTCCGGGTGCCGGGTGACCAAGGTTTCCAGCTCATTCTTCAGATCATAGGCGCAATGCCCGTAGCTCCAGTCCAGAGCGCGATACACCCCATGGTCATCAGCGTGGCTGAAGCGTGGCTTGGATCCCCATGAGCGCTCCCCCACGAATAGCAGCCACCTCCCCTGGTCGGCCAGGCGCCGGAAGAGGAATGCCCGCTCCTCACGAAGCGCCTCCCAGCAAGGCCAGCCAGGCATAGCAGGCACCTCCACGGACACCCTGCCAACCGGTCCGGCAGGCCGGCGAACAGGGTCCTGGGTGGGCGCGTTCGTCATGCGGTAAAGATCGGTTAACTTCACACCCGATCGTGCACAACCTCTCGCGGAGGGAGTGCGTCTATCATCCGGGAGGATCAAGAGGAAAAGCATTCCGATCATGCGCGAACAACTCACCGCCGGTGCCGCCTTGGGAAAGGCCACAGCGGATGGAAGGACCGGACCAGCGATGTCCATGTGGGTGACCGCCCTGCTTCTGGTAGGCTTGATGCTGCCTGAAGCCCAAGGCCAGGCCCGGCTGGTGTTCAACAATGACGCCTGGGTGCGTATCGACAATGGCGCTTGGGTGGTGCTGGAGAACCCGAACCCCAACGCCATCACCCAGATCAACGGCGCCAACCTGCGTAGCGAGGGCGAATTCAACCGCGTGCGGTGGCAGATCCGCAATACGGTGGGCACCTATGTGCTGCCCTACACGAGCCCCAATGGCGTGAAGATGCCATTCACCTACCGGGTCACCACCGCCGGATCCAATGAGTTGACCGCCTCAGTCTGCTTCTC is a window from the Flavobacteriales bacterium genome containing:
- a CDS encoding thioredoxin family protein, with translation MKHFLLLFWLLVATAVQAQLGAVTGHADPVRWSVRSTPAGTGQWDIEFRAVINTGWAVYSQEEYGMGPIPTAIKFDHLEGLELLGTTKENGKETIDGIDPIFDVRVKKFKGWATFTQRVSVANEGSVITGYFEYMACDDAECIFPDPTYFAVDPATGGHEFSTMPFDPNDERIKGLSVVSGGPILKLAKVDLDAPVIRGQAAVPKDRTLWTIFFLGFIGGLLALLTPCVFPMIPLTVSFFTKGSEDRRKGLNNAVTYGGFILLIYLVFSIPFHLLGSVNPEIFNEISTNPWLNVFFFVIFIVFAISFFGYFEITLPSSWVNRMDANASRFGGMIGIFFMALTLALVSFSCTGPILGSLLAGALTADGGAWQLTAGMGGFGLALALPFALFAMFPQWLNSLPRSGSWLNTVKVVLGFVELALAIKFLSNADLVMNWGLLPREIFIGLWILVGIGLALYLFGLIRFPHDSPNVRPSKVRLGLGIATSAFVIYLLPGITMAEARNLKLLSGFPPPLFYSLYPQQSECPLDLPCEHDLEEGFERARRENKPVMLDFTGWACVNCRKMEENVWPHQSIYDVLSKEYVLVSLYVDDKRELPKEDQFIYETSAGVKKPIITKGNKWATLQAENFISASQPLYVLLSPDGRLLTDPLGYTPNKAEYETFLRRGLDAMGQLGLRAERR
- the tilS gene encoding tRNA lysidine(34) synthetase TilS; its protein translation is MERTLYGRGLALPGEPLWVAVSGGVDSMVLLHVLRTMGHPVHVVHVDHGLRGVESDADRDLVEAACDALGLPCTVERVEVKAHADAEGISPQMAARELRYAIFRRLVEEGPPKLALAHHADDAVETLFMHLLRGMGARGWNTIPFASGPFIRPLLEVERATILDHARRHGIGYREDASNRDPKYLRNRVRHELMPLLEDLRHGAARVLKRDVALLREVDALVRKETIPIKEGIEHRSDGSMLVPLVAIRSSLAPGLLLHALLAQLGFHPAALDDLREALRRGATGATFHHGPMRVVVDRDHLVIGPATDRPMSWTIDSPGSLPEGVPLRITTHASGMVDHQNGRVAWMDGSQVRFPLVLRPWRAGDRMRPLGLGGSKLVSDLLTDAKVPNHLREQAMVLESEGRILWLCGLRLAEEVRVQDGDVLRMEYQGWSPLG
- a CDS encoding anthranilate synthase component I family protein, with the translated sequence MTNAPTQDPVRRPAGPVGRVSVEVPAMPGWPCWEALREERAFLFRRLADQGRWLLFVGERSWGSKPRFSHADDHGVYRALDWSYGHCAYDLKNELETLVTRHPDPFGYPTSRWSVPRWVVEGTPDRVVLHAHAADLEEGLGFCRQLFGPAPSTGLDQQLDWALDTPRDRYLQQVESLMDHIQLGDIYEVNHCVSRHAHAPGFDPFAAFGKLLERTDAAFAAFHRMGDRFGLCASPERFLHFVGRRVIAQPMKGTRPRSRDAAEDARLAQELAHDAKERGENIMAVDVMRNDLARVSSPGSVAVEELCAVRPHARVHQMTSTISAELRSDATPWDAVRAAFPMASMTGAPKIRAMELIDALEDRARGLFSGTLGHFSPDGTGDLNVVIRTVLHDAATGHTSLTTGSAITAACDPAAEWEECELKARSVIDALGP